In the Pseudomonas sp. ADAK2 genome, one interval contains:
- a CDS encoding ABC-F family ATPase has translation MISTANITMQFGAKPLFENVSVKFAAGNRYGLIGANGCGKSTFMKILGNDLEPSGGQVMLEPNVRLGKLRQDQFAYEEFTVIDTVIMGHEELWKVKAERDRIYSLPEMTEEDGMAVAELETEFAEMDGYTAESRAGELLLGLGIGIEQHFGPMSEVSPGWKLRVLLAQALFSDPEVLLLDEPTNHLDINTIRWLENILTQRSSLMIIISHDRHFLNSVCTHMADLDYGELRLFPGNYDEYMTVATQSREQLLSDNAKKKAQISELQSFVSRFSANASKAKQATSRAKAIDKIQLAEVKPSSRVSPFIRFEQNKKLHRQAVIVERMAKGFDGKPLFKDFSFQVEAGERVAIIGPNGIGKTTLLRTLVNELTPDAGTVKWTDAAELGYYAQDHAHDFEDDCNLFDWMGQWTQGGEQMVRGTLGRMLFSNDEILKSVKVISGGEQGRMLFGKLILQKPNVLIMDEPTNHLDMESIEALNLALENYPGTLIFVSHDREFVSSLATRIIELSPSGVIDFSGTYDDYLRSQGVVF, from the coding sequence TTGATTTCTACAGCTAACATCACGATGCAGTTCGGCGCCAAGCCGTTATTCGAGAACGTTTCGGTCAAGTTCGCCGCGGGCAACCGCTATGGCCTGATCGGCGCCAACGGTTGCGGCAAGTCGACCTTCATGAAGATCCTCGGTAACGATCTCGAGCCGTCCGGCGGCCAGGTCATGCTCGAGCCGAACGTGCGTCTGGGTAAATTGCGCCAGGACCAGTTCGCCTACGAAGAATTCACCGTGATCGACACCGTGATCATGGGTCACGAAGAGCTGTGGAAGGTCAAGGCCGAGCGCGATCGCATCTACTCGCTGCCGGAAATGACCGAAGAAGACGGCATGGCCGTGGCCGAGCTGGAAACCGAGTTCGCCGAGATGGACGGCTACACCGCCGAATCCCGTGCCGGTGAACTGCTGCTGGGCCTGGGTATCGGCATCGAGCAACACTTCGGCCCGATGAGCGAAGTGTCTCCAGGCTGGAAACTGCGCGTATTGCTGGCTCAAGCGTTGTTCTCCGATCCTGAAGTGCTGTTGCTCGACGAACCGACCAACCACTTGGACATCAACACCATCCGCTGGCTGGAAAACATTCTGACCCAGCGCTCCAGCCTGATGATCATCATCTCTCACGACCGTCACTTCCTGAACAGCGTGTGCACCCACATGGCTGACCTGGATTACGGCGAGTTGCGCCTGTTCCCGGGCAACTACGACGAGTACATGACCGTGGCGACCCAGTCCCGCGAGCAACTGCTGTCGGACAACGCCAAGAAGAAAGCACAGATTTCCGAGCTGCAATCGTTCGTCAGCCGCTTCTCGGCCAACGCCTCGAAAGCCAAGCAGGCTACTTCCCGCGCCAAGGCGATCGACAAGATCCAACTGGCCGAGGTCAAGCCTTCGAGCCGTGTGAGCCCGTTCATTCGTTTCGAACAGAACAAAAAGCTGCACCGTCAGGCGGTCATCGTCGAGCGCATGGCCAAAGGCTTTGACGGCAAGCCACTGTTCAAGGACTTCAGCTTCCAGGTGGAAGCCGGCGAGCGCGTAGCGATCATCGGTCCGAACGGCATCGGTAAAACCACCCTACTGCGCACCCTGGTCAATGAACTGACCCCGGACGCCGGCACCGTCAAGTGGACCGACGCCGCGGAACTGGGCTACTACGCCCAGGACCACGCGCACGACTTCGAAGACGACTGCAACCTGTTCGACTGGATGGGCCAATGGACCCAGGGCGGCGAGCAGATGGTTCGCGGCACCCTCGGCCGGATGCTGTTCTCCAACGACGAGATCCTCAAGTCGGTCAAGGTCATCTCCGGTGGTGAGCAAGGTCGCATGCTGTTCGGCAAGCTGATCCTGCAGAAGCCGAACGTGCTGATCATGGACGAACCGACCAACCACTTGGACATGGAATCCATCGAGGCGCTGAACCTGGCGCTGGAGAACTACCCGGGCACGTTGATCTTCGTCAGCCACGACCGTGAGTTCGTATCGTCGTTGGCTACGCGCATTATCGAGTTGAGCCCTAGCGGCGTGATCGACTTCAGCGGTACGTACGATGATTACCTGCGTAGCCAAGGCGTGGTTTTCTAA